A window of the Cucurbita pepo subsp. pepo cultivar mu-cu-16 chromosome LG01, ASM280686v2, whole genome shotgun sequence genome harbors these coding sequences:
- the LOC111797629 gene encoding cation/H(+) antiporter 15-like: protein MSMASENQTYVCETLPRFQADDPWRYLFHFSAKSPSSLFLLQLSAISFISQLMEAILKPLGQSTVVSHIFGGIILGPSFLGQKDEIAKALFPQRGNMILETFGTFGLMFFLFVVGVKIDGAVILRPGRQAMVVGLFVFVFTLTLPIIFILILKQSCPVECNIANSLFFIALSQTLIGSPVIACLLTELKILNTDIGRLALSSSMFCDVLGVLTTVAALSFTENKKASGNSPFYSLLSSCALIAAIIYIVKPAVMHIHKRFQDRKFINEIFVIWIFLLVLLSGFLSEIIGQHYFLGPLVLGLVVPDGPPLGSTIVSKLETLASRLFYPTFLAVSGLQTNIFIIKIQETWVVGIVLLFSCTVKIGAVMLPAKYINLRRGDSLVLGLILNARGFLQLILFNFWKHSAVISDKEFSFAVISMLVITGIVTPLIKHLYDPSKRYLSSSRCTIQHLKPEAELRILVCIHHQDNIPMIINLLEVSYASRDSPLAAIALILVELIGRSNPVLIAHQPDCTLERSSSKAVHIINALRQYEEHNAGCATVDAFTAISPYDLMHDDVCRLAFDKRATIAILPFHKQWAIDGSIGKVNRALQNMNIQILEMAPCSVAILVDRGVLTKHASFLTARSPYHIAVLFIGGPDDAESLALGTRMARHHTVDLTVIRFLLFGAENNKNRKLDSELIHEFRLANMEHEHFVVVEEMVRDGAGMAASIRGMEDCFDLIITGLRHEDNPILNGLHQWSECPELGVVGDILASPDFGSTSTVLLVQQQQFRGRFSERRMMDSALVHDAPLGSWSIAMSR from the exons ATGTCTATGGCTTCCGAGAACCAAACTTATGTGTGTGAAACTTTGCCGAGATTTCAAGCAGATGATCCATGGCGCTATTTGTTCCATTTCTCTGCAAAATCcccttcttctctcttcttatTACAGCTCTCTGCAATTTCCTTCATCTCCCAACTTATGGAAGCCATCCTCAAACCGCTCGGACAATCCACCGTCGTCTCTCATATCTTT GGAGGCATCATCTTGGGTCCATCGTTCTTGGGGCAAAAAGATGAGATAGCAAAAGCGTTGTTCCCCCAACGAGGGAACATGATATTGGAAACTTTTGGAACTTTTGGCCTCATGTTCTTCCTCTTTGTCGTGGGAGTGAAGATTGATGGGGCAGTAATTTTGCGGCCGGGGCGACAAGCAATGGTTGTAGGTTtgttcgtgttcgtgttcACCTTGACATTACCAATCATATTTATCTTAATTCTGAAGCAATCCTGCCCAGTGGAATGCAACATCGccaactctcttttcttcataGCTTTGTCTCAAACCTTGATCGGCTCTCCTGTTATTGCTTGTCTGTTAACCGAGCTCAAGATCTTGAACACAGATATCGGCCGCCTCGCACTTTCATCGTCCATGTTCTGTGACGTATTAGGCGTTCTCACAACCGTTGCTGCCTTATCATTCACAGAGAACAAGAAAGCCAGCGGAAATAGTCCATTTTATTCACTATTATCATCATGTGCACTTATTGCTGCCATCATCTACATCGTCAAGCCTGCAGTTATGCATATACATAAGCGATTTCAAGACCGGAAGTTCATCAACGAGATTTTTGTTATCTGGATTTTCCTTCTTGTCCTGCTCAGTGGGTTTCTGAGTGAGATCATAGGGCAACATTATTTCTTGGGGCCATTGGTTCTTGGCTTGGTTGTGCCAGATGGTCCTCCATTGGGTTCTACCATTGTGTCCAAATTGGAAACTTTAGCTTCAAGGCTATTTTATCCAACTTTTCTTGCTGTTAGTGGATTGCAGACCAATATCTTCATTATCAAAATTCAGGAGACTTGGGTTGTTGGGATCGTTCTTCTGTTTTCCTGCACTGTTAAGATTGGAGCCGTGATGTTGCCAGCAAAATACATCAATCTGCGACGTGGAGATTCTTTGGTTCTTGGCCTCATTCTGAATGCTAGAGGGTTCTTGCAGCTGATCCTTTTCAATTTCTGGAAGCACAGTGCG GTGATTTCAGACAAAGAGTTTTCTTTTGCTGTTATCTCAATGTTGGTTATAACAGGCATCGTAACACCATTAATCAAACATCTTTATGATCCATCTAAACGCTACCTCTCGTCATCAAGATGTACAATTCAACATTTGAAGCCGGAGGCCGAGCTCCGAATCTTGGTCTGCATCCACCATCAGGACAACATCCCCATGATCATTAACCTCCTTGAAGTGTCCTATGCTTCAAGAGACAGCCCCTTGGCCGCAATAGCTCTCATTTTGGTCGAGCTCATTGGCAGAAGCAACCCAGTTCTTATAGCACACCAACCGGATTGCACACTCGAGAGATCTTCGTCCAAAGCAGTCCACATTATCAATGCTTTGAGGCAATATGAAGAACACAATGCAGGCTGTGCCACTGTCGATGCTTTCACCGCAATATCACCTTACGACCTTATGCACGACGACGTTTGTAGACTCGCATTTGACAAGAGGGCCACCATTGCCATCCTTCCTTTCCACAAGCAGTGGGCGATCGATGGCTCAATTGGGAAGGTGAACCGAGCCCTTCAGAATATGAACATTCAAATTCTTGAAATGGCGCCTTGTTCAGTTGCAATTCTGGTAGATAGGGGAGTTTTGACGAAGCATGCCTCTTTCTTGACTGCACGATCTCCATATCATATTGCTGTGTTGTTCATTGGTGGGCCGGACGATGCAGAGTCGTTGGCGTTAGGAACTCGAATGGCAAGGCATCACACTGTCGACTTAACCGTCATTCGGTTCCTTCTGTTTGGAGCTGAAAACAACAAGAATAGGAAGCTTGACTCTGAGTTGATCCATGAATTCCGACTAGCCAACATGGAACACGAGCATTTTGTGGTGGTGGAAGAGATGGTGAGAGACGGCGCAGGAATGGCTGCTTCCATCAGAGGCATGGAGGATTGCTTCGACTTAATAATTACCGGTCTACGACACGAGGACAATCCCATTCTCAACGGCCTTCACCAATGGAGTGAATGTCCAGAGCTCGGGGTGGTCGGTGATATACTTGCGTCACCGGACTTCGGGAGCACATCGACGGTGTTGTTGGTGCAGCAGCAACAGTTTAGAGGGAGATTTAGCGAGCGAAGGATGATGGATAGCGCCCTTGTTCATGATGCTCCACTGGGATCTTGGTCTATAGCGATGAGCAGATGA
- the LOC111811637 gene encoding amino acid transporter AVT6C-like isoform X2 gives MSPTPEQVPLLPEKSQATKTASVSGAVFNVSTSIIGAGIMSIPFTLKVLGIIPAVVLIVLVAFMTDLSVELLLRFTHSGQSMTYAGVMKESFGPIGSVATQVCVMITNLGGLIMYLIIIGDVFSGNKGGEEVHLGVLQQWFGIQWWNSREFSILFTVVFLLLPLVLFQRVVVLAVVFVAISSVMAIMAIVQGTTKSTRLVPELDDQTSFFELFTAVPVLVTAFTFHFNVHPIRFELRNSKDMMLAVRVALLLCAIIYVTIGIFGYLLFGDSLMSDILTNFDQTSGSSIGALLNDTVRLSYAFHLMLVYPLLNFSLRFNINELLFPNKPPLASDTTRFLAITMTLLAFTYLAAIAFPNIWSIFQFMGSTSTACLAFIFPGAIALRDVNGISTKKDKVIAALMVTLAAVSSIIAIAININTTFENKSREIVN, from the exons ATGTCGCCAACGCCGGAGCAGGTACCTCTCCTGCCGGAGAAGAGTCAGGCCACGAAAACTGCGTCGGTATCCGGTGCCGTGTTTAATGTGTCGACGAGTATAATCGGCGCCGGAATCATGTCGATTCCGTTCACTCTTAAGGTCCTCGGCATAATCCCAGCCGTTGTCCTGATCGTGCTTGTGGCTTTCATGACCGACTTATCGGTGGAGCTTTTGCTGAGATTCACTCACTCCGGCCAGTCGATGACTTACGCCGGCGTGATGAAAGAGTCATTCGGCCCGATTGGTTCAGTTGCTACGCAGGTTTGTGTGATGATTACTAATCTTGGAGGCTTGATCATGTACCTGATTATAATAG GGGACGTGTTCTCGGGAAATAAAGGAGGTGAGGAAGTGCATTTAGGAGTACTGCAACAATGGTTTGGAATTCAATGGTGGAATTCGCGAGAGttttcaattctcttcacAGTCGTCTTCCTTCTGCTTCCTCTGGTTCTTTTTCAACGCGTTG TTGTTCTGGCCGTCGTTTTCGTTGCAATAAGCTCTGTCATGGCGATAATGGCGATCGTTCAAGGCACAACGAAGAGCACCAGATTGGTACCGGAGCTGGACGATCAAACCTCCTTCTTCGAACTGTTCACCGCCGTACCCGTTCTTGTCACAGCCTTCACGTTTCATTTTAATG TTCATCCAATACGTTTCGAGCTTCGAAACTCAAAAGACATGATGCTAGCAGTTCGAGTGGCCCTTCTTTTGTGTGCTATCATCTACGTCACCATAGGCATTTTTGGGTACTTGCTGTTTGGGGACTCGTTAATGTCAgatattttaaccaattttgATCAAACTTCAGGTTCATCCATAGGGGCTTTGTTGAATGATACTGTGAGATTAAGCTATGCATTTCATCTAATGTTGGTTTACCCTTTGCTCAACTTCTCTTTGAGGTTCAACATAAATGAGTTGCTGTTTCCAAACAAGCCTCCTTTGGCCTCCGATACCACAAGGTTCTTGGCCATAACAATGACACTGCTGGCCTTCACCTACTTGGCTGCAATTGCTTTCCCAAATATATGGTCTATTTTTCAGTTCATGGGCTCTACTTCAACTGCATGCCTCGCCTTCATCTTCCCCGGTGCCATCGCCCTCAG GGATGTGAATGGAATATCAACAAAGAAGGATAAGGTGATTGCTGCACTAATGGTAACTTTGGCAGCCGTGTCGAGTATTATTGCTATTGCTATAAATATAAACACCACATTCGAAAATAAGTCTCGAGAGATCgtgaattaa
- the LOC111797610 gene encoding alpha-soluble NSF attachment protein 2-like, which produces MADHLARAEDFDSKAEKKLSGWGLFGSKYDDAADLFDKAANSYKLSKSWDKAGSTYIKLANCHLKMESKHEAAQAYIDAGNCYKKTSVREAISCIEQAVNLFCDIGRLNMAARYYKEIAELFESEQDIEQAIDYFEKAADLFQNEEVTTSANQCKQKVAQFAAQLEQYQKAIDIYEEIAKYSLKSNLLKYGVKGHLLNAGICQLCKGDIVAITKALDNYQDLDPTFSGSREYKLLADIASAIDEEDVAKFTDVVKEFDSMTTLDPLKTTLLLRVKDKLKAKELEEDDLT; this is translated from the exons ATGGCGGATCATTTGGCCAGAGCAGAGGATTTCGATTCCAAAGCAGAAAAGAAGCTCAGTGGTTGGGGATTGTTCGGCTCCAAGTACGATGATGCTGCAGATCTCTTCGATAAAGCCGCCAATTCTTACAAGCTTTCGAAATCAT GGGATAAAGCAGGATCAACGTATATAAAGTTAGCAAATTGTCATCTGAAG atgGAAAGCAAACATGAAGCAGCTCAAGCTTATATTGATGCGGGCAATTGCTATAAGAAAACATCTGTTAGAG AGGCCATATCTTGCATAGAGCAGGCAGTGAATTTGTTTTGTGACATTGGAAGACTCAATATGGCTGCAAGATATTACAAG GAAATTGCTGAATTGTTCGAGTCTGAACAGGATATCGAGCAAGCAATCGATTACTTTGAAAAAGCTGCTGACCTTTTCCAAAATGAAGAAGTGACAACTTCAGCAAATCAATGCAAGCAGAAAGTTGCACAATTTGCTGCACAGTTGGAACA GTATCAGAAAGCAATCGATATCTACGAAGAGATAGCGAAGTATTCTCTGAAGAGTAACTTGCTCAAGTATGGAGTGAAGGGGCATCTTCttaatgctggaatttgccaGCTTTGCAAAGGCGATATCGTTGCTATTACCAAAGCGTTGGATAACTATCAG GACCTAGATCCTACATTTTCAGGGTCACGTGAATATAAGCTTTTAGCG GACATTGCATCTGCCATTGATGAGGAAGATGTAGCAAAATTTACTGATGTTGTCAAGGAATTTGATAGCATGACCACACTG GATCCATTGAAGACGACCCTTCTTTTAAGGGTGAAGGACAAGCTGAAAGCCAAAGAGCTGGAAGAGGATGATCTTACCTAA
- the LOC111811637 gene encoding amino acid transporter AVT6C-like isoform X1, whose product MSPTPEQVPLLPEKSQATKTASVSGAVFNVSTSIIGAGIMSIPFTLKVLGIIPAVVLIVLVAFMTDLSVELLLRFTHSGQSMTYAGVMKESFGPIGSVATQVCVMITNLGGLIMYLIIIGDVFSGNKGGEEVHLGVLQQWFGIQWWNSREFSILFTVVFLLLPLVLFQRVDSLRFSSFVSVVLAVVFVAISSVMAIMAIVQGTTKSTRLVPELDDQTSFFELFTAVPVLVTAFTFHFNVHPIRFELRNSKDMMLAVRVALLLCAIIYVTIGIFGYLLFGDSLMSDILTNFDQTSGSSIGALLNDTVRLSYAFHLMLVYPLLNFSLRFNINELLFPNKPPLASDTTRFLAITMTLLAFTYLAAIAFPNIWSIFQFMGSTSTACLAFIFPGAIALRDVNGISTKKDKVIAALMVTLAAVSSIIAIAININTTFENKSREIVN is encoded by the exons ATGTCGCCAACGCCGGAGCAGGTACCTCTCCTGCCGGAGAAGAGTCAGGCCACGAAAACTGCGTCGGTATCCGGTGCCGTGTTTAATGTGTCGACGAGTATAATCGGCGCCGGAATCATGTCGATTCCGTTCACTCTTAAGGTCCTCGGCATAATCCCAGCCGTTGTCCTGATCGTGCTTGTGGCTTTCATGACCGACTTATCGGTGGAGCTTTTGCTGAGATTCACTCACTCCGGCCAGTCGATGACTTACGCCGGCGTGATGAAAGAGTCATTCGGCCCGATTGGTTCAGTTGCTACGCAGGTTTGTGTGATGATTACTAATCTTGGAGGCTTGATCATGTACCTGATTATAATAG GGGACGTGTTCTCGGGAAATAAAGGAGGTGAGGAAGTGCATTTAGGAGTACTGCAACAATGGTTTGGAATTCAATGGTGGAATTCGCGAGAGttttcaattctcttcacAGTCGTCTTCCTTCTGCTTCCTCTGGTTCTTTTTCAACGCGTTG ATTCTTTGAGATTCAGTTCGTTTGTATCAGTTGTTCTGGCCGTCGTTTTCGTTGCAATAAGCTCTGTCATGGCGATAATGGCGATCGTTCAAGGCACAACGAAGAGCACCAGATTGGTACCGGAGCTGGACGATCAAACCTCCTTCTTCGAACTGTTCACCGCCGTACCCGTTCTTGTCACAGCCTTCACGTTTCATTTTAATG TTCATCCAATACGTTTCGAGCTTCGAAACTCAAAAGACATGATGCTAGCAGTTCGAGTGGCCCTTCTTTTGTGTGCTATCATCTACGTCACCATAGGCATTTTTGGGTACTTGCTGTTTGGGGACTCGTTAATGTCAgatattttaaccaattttgATCAAACTTCAGGTTCATCCATAGGGGCTTTGTTGAATGATACTGTGAGATTAAGCTATGCATTTCATCTAATGTTGGTTTACCCTTTGCTCAACTTCTCTTTGAGGTTCAACATAAATGAGTTGCTGTTTCCAAACAAGCCTCCTTTGGCCTCCGATACCACAAGGTTCTTGGCCATAACAATGACACTGCTGGCCTTCACCTACTTGGCTGCAATTGCTTTCCCAAATATATGGTCTATTTTTCAGTTCATGGGCTCTACTTCAACTGCATGCCTCGCCTTCATCTTCCCCGGTGCCATCGCCCTCAG GGATGTGAATGGAATATCAACAAAGAAGGATAAGGTGATTGCTGCACTAATGGTAACTTTGGCAGCCGTGTCGAGTATTATTGCTATTGCTATAAATATAAACACCACATTCGAAAATAAGTCTCGAGAGATCgtgaattaa
- the LOC111797620 gene encoding uncharacterized protein LOC111797620 — translation MAKSLPSATHLQQFAKIAVFSKKPQSAAPKPKSRIRVSSSETPIPDTVRVISEPKKKNMEDKNRVPLADVVSDCVKRWFQDTLKEASAGDPAMQVLVGQMFCSGYGVPKDTKKGLAWINRASKGQAPVGEVSDRHPGYLATDSEPSNRRVKQDDIR, via the exons ATGGCGAAATCGCTTCCGTCGGCAACTCACCTTCAGCAATTCGCCAAGATCGCTGTCTTCTCGAAGAAGCCTCAATCAGCCGCGCCCAAGCCCAAGTCTAGGATCCGAGTTTCGTCGTCCGAAACTCCGATTCCCGATACCGTCCGAGTCATCTCGGagccaaagaagaagaacatggAGGATAAGAATCGGGTTCCGTTGGCTGATGTGGTGTCGGACTGCGTCAAGCGCTGGTTTCAGGACACGCTCAAGGAGGCCAGTGCTGGCGACCCGGCGATGCAGGTCTTGGTAGGGCAGATGTTTTGCTCCGGCTATGGAGTTCCTAAGGACACTAAGAAG GGACTCGCTTGGATCAATCGGGCCTCGAAAGGTCAGGCACCAGTTGGTGAAGTAAGCGACAGACATCCAG gttACCTTGCAACTGATTCAGAACCAAGCAATAGGAGAGTGAAACAAGATGACATCAGATGA